Proteins found in one Pontibacter sp. SGAir0037 genomic segment:
- a CDS encoding TonB-dependent receptor, which translates to MKYYAEHFISTRLKEARLCLMLVFYFVAMHAVVAQDAGRRQVTGKITDETGSGIPGVTVVLKGTEIGAPSNADGEYTISVPEGQENGVLMFRFVGYTTQEVNIAGRSVVNVQLQPDAKSLQEVLVVGYGTRTKESITSAVSSVQAKDIEKVAASTVSATLAGKLPGVAFRMAEGRPGSGAEIQVRNMGGNPLFVIDGIQQDQGQFNNISPQDIESITVLKDAAASIYGSRAANGVVIVTTKRGKRGQKPTLNLNAYYGVQSWTRFPETVNAYEWQRGKAEAEMNRFQDPKTDITPAELEKWRQGTERGYQTFDWYDFIIQDYAPQTQISVNTQGGSERVNYYISLTRLDQSSVLGREFIFERTNMQSNLDANITDKLKVGVQINGRIETRDQPGIPGTDDYWLPRFALFRNLPYERPYANDNPDYIAHISQVDANWAYANKETAGYWREDWRVLQSNFSLDYELPIKGLKARGMYSYYLADRLMNGHEYTYDVYTYYPATADSPEEYRRTAGAQNPWRERETRKVFNNVLQAQLSYNNTFADKHTVGANFVYERIQNRNVGAWVHSVPTNNELPLLQFADMDTYNDWDDEQARIGYVGQVNYSFADKYYFDVSARYDASWKFAPDKRWGFFPSASIGWRITNEEFFRNLVGGNFLSDLKLRASYGILGDDDVGIGPFDWKTGYNYGTSNMIINGNLIRGARIQRNGVPITNISWFTSNILDVGLDYAFLNGRISGSIDYFKRKREGLLGDKWDILTPAEIGYSLPQENVRSDAVVGGEASIAYNHQIGELNFSVGTNISYARHKNVESYKPRWSSSWDHYRFSSENRWSGTTWGYEVVGQFESQDQINNYPIDIDGQGNRTLLPGDFIYKDVNGDGRIDGMDERPIGHKLGGTPWVNFGLNLSASWKGFDITADFSGGTMYAYNREWEMRNAFQNTGNLLQDLYDDRWHREDPFNLDSPWIPGKYPALRWNDSGHSNNNKNSTFWLQNMAYLRLRTLEVGYSIPERFVNKVKIQRARLFINSYNLFSIDPLRSVGLDPEIRDTNGLQYPQHRIINIGTNLSF; encoded by the coding sequence ATGAAGTATTATGCTGAACACTTCATTTCAACAAGGTTGAAAGAAGCTAGGCTATGTTTAATGCTGGTATTCTATTTTGTTGCTATGCACGCTGTTGTAGCACAGGATGCAGGCCGTAGGCAGGTAACAGGAAAAATTACGGATGAAACAGGCTCGGGGATACCAGGAGTAACTGTCGTATTAAAAGGTACTGAGATAGGGGCGCCATCCAATGCTGATGGTGAATACACTATATCCGTACCTGAGGGACAGGAGAATGGTGTGCTTATGTTTCGCTTCGTAGGCTACACCACACAAGAGGTAAACATAGCTGGAAGGAGTGTTGTAAATGTTCAATTACAACCTGATGCTAAATCGTTACAGGAGGTGCTTGTAGTAGGTTATGGTACAAGAACAAAAGAGTCCATCACAAGTGCTGTTTCATCTGTACAGGCTAAAGATATCGAAAAAGTAGCTGCCTCTACAGTAAGTGCGACGCTGGCAGGTAAACTTCCTGGTGTCGCCTTCAGAATGGCAGAGGGGCGTCCGGGTTCAGGTGCTGAAATTCAAGTTCGTAACATGGGAGGGAACCCTCTGTTTGTGATTGATGGCATACAGCAGGACCAGGGACAGTTTAACAATATTTCTCCACAAGATATTGAAAGTATAACTGTGCTCAAAGATGCAGCTGCATCAATTTATGGCTCAAGAGCTGCTAATGGAGTTGTAATTGTAACTACCAAAAGAGGCAAGCGTGGGCAGAAGCCTACGCTGAATTTAAACGCCTATTATGGTGTGCAAAGCTGGACTAGGTTTCCAGAGACTGTGAATGCCTACGAGTGGCAGCGAGGAAAAGCAGAAGCAGAAATGAATCGTTTTCAAGATCCTAAAACAGATATTACACCCGCTGAACTGGAAAAGTGGAGACAGGGAACAGAACGAGGTTATCAAACATTTGACTGGTATGACTTCATTATACAAGACTATGCTCCACAAACTCAAATTAGTGTAAATACACAGGGAGGGTCTGAAAGAGTAAACTATTATATCTCTCTTACCAGGTTAGATCAAAGTTCTGTGCTTGGAAGGGAGTTTATATTCGAGCGTACTAATATGCAATCGAACTTAGATGCAAATATTACAGATAAACTGAAAGTGGGAGTGCAGATTAATGGTAGGATAGAAACAAGAGATCAGCCAGGTATACCAGGAACAGATGATTACTGGTTGCCACGCTTTGCATTATTCAGAAACCTTCCTTATGAGCGGCCTTATGCAAATGATAACCCCGATTATATTGCCCATATCAGTCAGGTAGATGCTAACTGGGCGTATGCCAACAAAGAGACTGCAGGTTACTGGAGGGAAGATTGGCGCGTGCTTCAGTCAAATTTCAGTTTGGATTATGAATTACCTATCAAAGGACTTAAAGCCAGAGGTATGTACTCTTATTACCTGGCCGATCGCTTAATGAACGGGCACGAGTACACTTATGATGTGTACACTTATTATCCAGCAACTGCAGATTCTCCTGAAGAATATAGACGTACAGCTGGGGCACAAAATCCTTGGCGTGAAAGAGAGACTCGAAAAGTCTTTAATAACGTTTTGCAGGCTCAGTTAAGCTATAATAATACGTTTGCTGATAAACATACTGTAGGCGCCAACTTTGTATATGAGAGAATTCAGAACAGAAATGTTGGTGCTTGGGTACATTCTGTTCCTACTAATAATGAGCTGCCTTTGCTACAATTTGCTGACATGGATACCTACAATGACTGGGATGATGAGCAAGCCAGGATTGGGTATGTTGGGCAAGTTAACTACAGCTTTGCTGACAAATATTACTTTGACGTATCTGCACGTTATGATGCTTCCTGGAAATTTGCACCAGATAAGAGATGGGGCTTCTTCCCTTCTGCATCCATTGGCTGGAGAATAACCAATGAAGAATTCTTTAGGAATCTGGTAGGTGGTAACTTTTTGAGTGATTTAAAATTAAGAGCTTCTTATGGTATTTTAGGAGATGACGATGTGGGTATTGGACCATTTGATTGGAAGACCGGTTATAATTATGGTACTTCAAATATGATTATTAATGGCAACTTAATAAGAGGAGCCAGAATCCAGAGGAATGGAGTGCCAATTACAAATATTTCATGGTTTACAAGCAATATACTAGACGTTGGTCTTGACTATGCCTTCTTGAATGGTAGAATTAGTGGTAGTATAGACTATTTTAAAAGAAAACGTGAGGGTTTGCTAGGTGACAAATGGGATATATTAACTCCTGCAGAGATTGGATATAGCTTACCTCAGGAAAACGTCAGATCAGACGCTGTTGTAGGAGGTGAGGCATCCATTGCATACAATCATCAGATTGGTGAATTAAATTTCTCTGTTGGAACAAATATTTCGTATGCACGCCACAAAAATGTTGAATCCTATAAACCACGCTGGTCTAGCTCATGGGACCATTACCGCTTCTCATCTGAAAACAGGTGGTCTGGTACAACATGGGGTTATGAAGTAGTTGGTCAATTCGAGTCACAGGATCAAATCAATAATTATCCTATTGATATTGATGGACAAGGTAACAGAACTTTACTTCCCGGCGACTTCATTTACAAAGATGTTAATGGCGATGGTAGAATTGATGGAATGGATGAAAGGCCAATTGGTCATAAACTCGGAGGTACTCCTTGGGTAAACTTTGGTCTTAACCTGTCTGCATCCTGGAAAGGATTTGATATCACTGCTGATTTCTCTGGTGGTACAATGTATGCCTACAATCGTGAATGGGAGATGCGTAATGCATTCCAGAACACTGGTAACCTGTTACAGGATTTGTATGATGACAGATGGCATAGAGAAGATCCTTTTAACTTGGATAGCCCTTGGATACCTGGTAAGTACCCAGCTTTAAGATGGAACGACAGTGGGCATAGCAACAATAATAAAAATTCAACTTTTTGGCTACAGAACATGGCATACCTGCGTTTGAGAACTCTGGAAGTTGGCTATAGCATACCAGAAAGATTTGTAAATAAAGTAAAAATACAGAGAGCAAGGTTGTTTATTAATAGTTATAATCTTTTCTCGATCGACCCACTCCGTTCTGTAGGCTTAGATCCTGAAATCAGAGATACAAATGGTTTGCAGTATCCGCAGCATAGGATAATTAACA